In Alphaproteobacteria bacterium, a genomic segment contains:
- a CDS encoding TRAP transporter small permease — protein sequence MFAAVRWFEDNAPAFLLAAMIVLVVVDVTCRYFLNVAFAGSSELATAMFVWLVFVGAAGATRKLQNIAVDGVTLLLGEAIKRPLETALHIATVAGCAYVTYFSTKLSFASWEREIDMLGVPYTFVYMAIPVGFGLMGIHSAIHAVDRATGRKPVEPAAAKPENLE from the coding sequence ATGTTTGCTGCCGTCCGCTGGTTCGAAGACAATGCGCCGGCTTTTCTGCTGGCCGCGATGATCGTCTTGGTCGTCGTCGACGTGACCTGCCGCTATTTCCTCAACGTTGCCTTTGCGGGGTCCAGCGAACTCGCGACCGCCATGTTCGTCTGGCTGGTCTTCGTGGGTGCCGCCGGCGCCACACGCAAATTGCAGAATATCGCGGTTGATGGCGTCACGCTTTTGCTGGGCGAGGCGATCAAGCGTCCTCTCGAAACGGCGCTCCATATCGCCACGGTCGCGGGTTGCGCTTACGTCACGTATTTCAGCACCAAGCTCAGCTTCGCTTCGTGGGAACGCGAGATCGACATGCTCGGCGTGCCCTACACGTTCGTCTATATGGCGATCCCCGTCGGCTTCGGATTGATGGGCATCCACTCCGCGATCCACGCCGTCGATCGTGCGACCGGCCGCAAGCCCGTTGAACCCGCCGCCGCCAAGCCGGAGAATCTGGAATGA
- a CDS encoding TRAP transporter large permease: protein MIALAAGIILLIALGMPIAFAILVPSAVYFHTTGLPEAIFAQRVASGTVSFPLLAIPFFILAGSIMHRGGIARRLIDVAVVSVGHLRAGLAQVGVVGGTLISAVSGSATADTAILAKTVSLQMVREGYPRGFAAVVAAVSGVLGPMIPPSIMMILYGLAAEVSIGKLFVAGVLPGLLIAACLLAANLSVMKRHNIQIPLRPRPKAGDVIGAIKRGFWALLFPVLVWVGLRGGFFTPTELGAFVAVYCLVISLFVYKEIGWRDLPEIFRESALLTALIMIILASSAALNYAVAWERMPQALSAWLLALSDNKYVLLLLINVLLLILGTAMEGPPLLIILTPILVPVMKALGVDLVHFGVILTFNLVLGALTPPVATLIFVASSIVGCTSAEFMKYFWLVFGYLILALLIITFVPWFSLALPNLMF, encoded by the coding sequence ATGATCGCGCTCGCCGCCGGCATCATCCTTTTGATCGCGCTGGGCATGCCGATCGCGTTCGCGATTCTCGTGCCTTCCGCCGTTTACTTCCATACGACCGGCTTGCCCGAGGCGATCTTCGCGCAGCGCGTGGCCAGCGGAACCGTGTCGTTTCCGCTGCTCGCGATCCCGTTCTTCATTCTCGCCGGCAGCATCATGCATCGCGGCGGAATCGCGCGCCGCTTGATCGACGTCGCCGTCGTCTCGGTCGGCCACCTGCGCGCGGGGCTCGCCCAAGTCGGCGTCGTCGGCGGCACGCTGATCAGCGCCGTCTCGGGCTCGGCCACGGCCGATACCGCCATTCTCGCCAAGACCGTGTCGCTGCAGATGGTGCGGGAAGGCTATCCGCGCGGTTTCGCCGCCGTGGTCGCGGCCGTGTCGGGCGTGCTGGGGCCGATGATTCCGCCCAGCATTATGATGATCCTCTACGGCCTCGCGGCCGAGGTTTCGATCGGCAAGTTGTTCGTCGCGGGCGTACTGCCGGGTTTGCTGATTGCAGCATGTCTGCTCGCCGCCAATTTGTCGGTGATGAAGCGCCACAACATCCAAATCCCATTGCGCCCGCGCCCGAAGGCGGGCGACGTGATCGGCGCGATCAAACGCGGCTTCTGGGCTTTGCTGTTCCCGGTGCTGGTGTGGGTGGGTTTGCGCGGCGGGTTCTTCACGCCGACGGAACTTGGCGCGTTCGTCGCCGTCTACTGCCTTGTCATCAGCCTGTTCGTCTATAAGGAGATCGGATGGCGCGACCTGCCGGAGATCTTCCGCGAATCGGCGCTGCTGACCGCGCTGATCATGATCATTCTGGCGTCGAGCGCCGCGCTCAATTATGCGGTCGCCTGGGAACGCATGCCGCAGGCTTTGTCGGCATGGCTGCTGGCGCTATCGGACAACAAATACGTCCTGCTGTTGCTGATCAACGTCCTGCTGTTGATCCTCGGCACGGCGATGGAAGGTCCGCCATTGCTGATCATTCTGACGCCGATCCTGGTGCCCGTGATGAAGGCGCTGGGCGTCGATCTCGTCCATTTCGGCGTGATCCTCACCTTCAATCTTGTGCTGGGGGCGCTGACGCCGCCGGTCGCGACGTTGATCTTCGTGGCAAGCTCGATCGTCGGCTGCACGTCTGCTGAGTTCATGAAGTATTTCTGGCTCGTCTTCGGTTATCTGATCCTGGCGCTGCTGATCATCACCTTCGTGCCGTGGTTCAGTCTGGCGCTGCCGAATTTGATGTTTTGA
- a CDS encoding SDR family oxidoreductase, which translates to MNKYDVGGKVAIVTGGAQGIGGAVAKLLAANGAKVALWDLDTKLAGEHAAAIGGGAIAVKADISDWGSVEAALAETEKQLGGVDILVNSAGIAGMNATVADYPVEEFAKIVQINLLGTFYVNKAVVPGMQARKYGRIVNIASIAGKEGNPNASAYSASKAGVIGLTKSLGKELAGLDIAVNCVTPAAARTRIFDQMQQTHIDYMLSKIPRGRFLEIDESAEMIVWLVTKQNSFTTGAVFDLSGGRATY; encoded by the coding sequence ATGAACAAGTATGACGTCGGCGGCAAGGTTGCGATCGTCACGGGCGGCGCGCAAGGAATCGGCGGGGCCGTGGCGAAGCTGCTCGCCGCGAACGGCGCCAAGGTCGCGCTGTGGGACCTCGATACGAAGCTCGCCGGCGAACATGCCGCCGCGATCGGCGGCGGTGCCATCGCGGTGAAGGCCGATATCTCGGATTGGGGCTCGGTCGAGGCGGCCCTTGCCGAGACCGAGAAGCAGCTCGGTGGCGTTGACATCCTCGTGAACTCGGCCGGCATCGCCGGCATGAACGCGACCGTCGCCGATTATCCGGTCGAGGAATTCGCCAAGATCGTGCAGATCAATCTACTCGGCACGTTCTACGTCAACAAGGCGGTCGTGCCGGGCATGCAGGCGCGCAAATACGGCCGCATCGTCAATATCGCGTCGATCGCGGGTAAGGAAGGCAATCCCAACGCCAGCGCCTACTCCGCATCGAAAGCGGGCGTGATCGGCCTGACGAAGTCGCTCGGCAAGGAACTCGCCGGGCTGGATATCGCGGTCAACTGCGTGACGCCCGCCGCCGCGCGCACACGCATCTTCGACCAGATGCAGCAGACGCATATCGACTACATGCTGTCGAAGATCCCGCGCGGGCGCTTCCTGGAAATCGACGAATCCGCCGAGATGATCGTGTGGCTCGTCACGAAGCAGAACAGCTTCACCACCGGCGCCGTGTTCGACCTGTCCGGCGGTCGCGCGACTTACTAA
- a CDS encoding GMC family oxidoreductase N-terminal domain-containing protein, which translates to MWDYIIVGGGSAGCVLANRLSARSANKVLLVEAGMDYAPGREPAEIRDVYPYRASFNKGYQWQDLKVRFQPVPHNRPEASPLRPYGQARVVGGGSSINGELANRGTPDDYDEWESLGARGWGWNGVLPYFRKLENDLDFQGPLHGDAGPIKISRVMNREWPGFTRAAADAFAGENYRDIGDQNGVFDDGWFAMSLSTNRHQRISAAMGYLDAEARARPNLAIRSNTRVMGIVMRDGAAVGIKLEDGDTIDGREIIISAGALQSPAMLLRAGIGDASDLKALGIDVIADRPGVGDNLQEHPSIAMSAWIKPHARMGATPRRHVQMALRYSSGMPEMPPNDMFTVVVAKSAWHPIGVRIGTLFSWINKPYSSGRLKLKSASPKDYADVAFELLSDPRDFVRMRDCVRRMAGFFAAPSMRAAASAPFVATHGTLAALVGQISIRNWLMTGIPALAMDMVPALRQVFIERMLSQDGPLDNALKDEEKLDELVRKHTIGGWHASGTCKMGDAADKRAVVDPHSARVYGARGLRVVDASVMPTVPRANTNIPVIMLAEKIADGILAADERSG; encoded by the coding sequence ATGTGGGACTACATCATTGTGGGCGGCGGCTCGGCCGGCTGCGTGCTCGCCAATCGCCTGTCCGCACGCAGCGCCAACAAGGTGCTGCTCGTCGAAGCCGGGATGGATTACGCGCCGGGCCGCGAGCCCGCCGAGATCAGGGACGTCTATCCCTATCGCGCGTCGTTCAATAAGGGCTATCAGTGGCAAGACCTGAAAGTCCGCTTCCAGCCGGTGCCGCATAACCGGCCCGAAGCCTCGCCCTTGCGCCCCTACGGCCAGGCGCGGGTCGTCGGCGGCGGGTCGAGCATCAATGGCGAACTCGCCAATCGCGGGACGCCCGATGATTACGACGAATGGGAATCGCTCGGCGCGCGCGGCTGGGGCTGGAACGGCGTTCTGCCCTATTTCCGCAAGCTGGAAAACGATCTCGATTTCCAAGGACCGCTGCACGGCGATGCGGGGCCGATCAAGATCAGCCGCGTGATGAACCGCGAATGGCCGGGCTTCACCCGCGCCGCCGCCGACGCCTTCGCTGGCGAGAATTATCGTGATATCGGCGACCAGAACGGCGTGTTCGACGACGGCTGGTTCGCCATGTCGCTGTCGACCAACCGCCATCAGCGCATTTCCGCCGCGATGGGCTATCTCGACGCCGAAGCCCGCGCGCGGCCCAATTTGGCGATCCGGTCCAACACGCGTGTGATGGGCATCGTTATGCGCGACGGTGCGGCGGTCGGGATCAAGCTTGAAGACGGCGACACGATCGACGGGCGCGAGATCATTATCTCGGCGGGCGCCTTGCAATCGCCCGCAATGCTGCTGCGCGCCGGAATCGGCGATGCAAGCGATTTGAAAGCGCTCGGCATCGACGTGATCGCCGATCGTCCCGGCGTGGGCGACAATCTGCAGGAGCACCCGTCGATCGCCATGTCGGCTTGGATCAAGCCGCATGCGCGCATGGGCGCCACCCCGCGCCGCCATGTGCAGATGGCGCTGCGTTATTCCTCCGGCATGCCGGAAATGCCGCCCAACGACATGTTCACCGTCGTTGTCGCCAAATCGGCCTGGCATCCGATCGGCGTGCGGATCGGCACGCTGTTCTCGTGGATCAACAAGCCCTATTCCAGCGGCCGCCTGAAACTGAAATCCGCCTCGCCGAAAGACTACGCCGACGTGGCGTTCGAGCTGCTATCCGATCCGCGCGACTTCGTGCGTATGCGCGATTGCGTGCGCCGGATGGCGGGTTTCTTCGCGGCCCCGTCGATGCGCGCGGCGGCGTCCGCCCCGTTCGTGGCGACCCATGGCACGCTCGCGGCCTTGGTCGGCCAAATCTCGATCCGCAATTGGCTGATGACCGGCATTCCGGCGCTCGCCATGGATATGGTCCCTGCCCTACGGCAGGTCTTCATCGAACGCATGTTGTCGCAAGACGGCCCACTCGACAACGCGTTAAAGGACGAGGAAAAGCTCGACGAGTTGGTGCGCAAGCACACGATCGGCGGCTGGCACGCGTCGGGTACGTGCAAAATGGGCGATGCGGCCGACAAGCGCGCCGTCGTCGATCCGCATTCCGCGCGCGTCTACGGCGCGCGGGGCCTGCGCGTCGTCGATGCGTCGGTCATGCCGACCGTACCGCGTGCGAATACCAACATCCCCGTCATCATGCTGGCCGAGAAAATCGCCGACGGTATTCTCGCCGCCGACGAAAGAAGCGGTTAG